A single window of Betta splendens chromosome 11, fBetSpl5.4, whole genome shotgun sequence DNA harbors:
- the hcn3 gene encoding potassium/sodium hyperpolarization-activated cyclic nucleotide-gated channel 2 produces the protein MTSPSSTHDQAVGRESPAQKRETSRYRSWSSLQFSRWRSGSQRTTPPATPTEKRADVSNTLFSLVKTHNEDYTADPGGLLDPTRGVEVFLDDPTQDQSTYFQKQFGSMLQPGVNKFSLRMFGSHKGVAAEQERVKSFGVWIIHPYSDFRFYWDIVMLLLMMSNLVILPWGITFFEDQNTTPWITFNVLSDTLFLMDLVFNFRTGILGEDSHIILDPKEIRMYYLRTWFLVDFISSIPVDYIFLIVDLESRHESSDVYRTARALRIVRFTKILSLLRLLRLSRLIRYIHQWEEIFHMTYDLASAVVRIVNLIGMMLLLCHWDGCLTFMVPMLQDFPPDCWVSKNNMVNATWHIQYSYALFMAMSHMLCIGYGAHPPEGMSDVWLTMVSMVVGATCYAMFLGHATNLVQSLDASHRQYQEKYKQVEQYMSFHKLPADVRQRIHDYYEQRFQGKMFDEDSILGELSDPLKEEIVSYNCRGLVANMPLFANTDPHFVTVILTKLRFEVFQPGDMIIREGTLGRKMYFIQHGTVTVIPRGSKEIKLSDGAYFGEICLLTQGRRTASVRADTYCRLYSLSVDSFNEVLEEHPLMRRAFESVAVDRLDRVSRRPSYQPPTTE, from the exons ATGACCAGCCCCTCCAGCACACACGACCAGGCGGTGGGCAGAGAGAGCCCGGCCCAGAAGCGGGAGACCTCCCGGTACCGCAGCTGGAGCAGCCTCCAGTTCTCCAGGTGGAGGAGCGGGTCCCAGAGGACGACGCCTCCGGCCACTCCGACGGAGAAGAGGGCCGACGTGAGCAACACGCTCTTCTCCTTGGTCAAGACGCACAATGAGGACTACACCGCAGACCCGGGCGGCCTGCTGGACCCCACCAGGGGCGTGGAAGTGTTCCTGGACGACCCCACTCAGGACCAGTCCACCTACTTCCAGAAGCAGTTCGGCTCCATGCTGCAGCCGGGAGTCAACAAGTTCTCGCTGCGCATGTTCGGCAGCCATAAGGGGGTCGCCGCTGAACAGGAGCGGGTCAAGAGCTTCGGAGTGTGGATCATCCACCCTTACAGTGACTTCAG ATTTTACTGGGACATTGTGATGCTCCTGTTGATGATGAGCAATCTCGTCATTCTGCCCTGGGGCATCACCTTCTTCGAAGACCAGAACACCACGCCGTGGATCACTTTCAACGTCCTGTCCGACACGCTCTTCCTCATGGACCTGGTTTTCAACTTCCGCACGGGCATCCTGGGCGAGGACAGCCACATCATCCTGGACCCCAAAGAGATCCGCATGTATTACCTGCGCACCTGGTTCCTGGTGGACTTCATCTCCTCCATCCCGGTGGACTATATCTTCCTCATTGTGGACCTGGAGTCCCGCCACGAGTCGTCCGACGTGTACCGCACGGCGCGGGCGCTGCGCATCGTGCGCTTCACCAAGATCCTCAGCCTGCTGCGTCTGCTCCGGCTGTCCCGCCTCATCCGCTACATTCACCAGTGGGAAGAG ATTTTCCATATGACCTATGACCTGGCCAGCGCTGTGGTGCGTATAGTCAACCTGATTGGCATGATGCTGCTATTATGTCACTGGGACGGCTGCCTGACCTTCATGGTGCCTATGCTGCAGGACTTTCCTCCAGACTGCTGGGTGTCCAAAAACAATATGGTG AATGCTACAtggcacatacagtactcaTACGCCCTCTTCATGGCCATGAGTCACATGCTGTGCATAGGCTACGGCGCCCACCCCCCGGAGGGCATGAGCGACGTCTGGCTCACCATGGTCAGCATGGTGGTGGGGGCCACGTGCTACGCCATGTTCCTCGGCCACGCAACCAACCTCGTCCAGTCGCTGGACGCCTCACACCGCCAGTATCAGGAGAAG TATAAGCAAGTGGAGCAGTACATGTCGTTCCATAAACTGCCGGCGGACGTGAGGCAGAGGATCCACGACTATTACGAGCAGCGGTTCCAGGGCAAGATGTTTGACGAAGACAGCATCCTCGGAGAGCTCAGTGATCCGCTCAAGGAG GAGATCGTGAGCTATAACTGCCGCGGGCTGGTGGCCAACATGCCGCTGTTCGCCAACACCGACCCGCACTTTGTGACGGTGATCCTCACCAAGCTGCGCTTCGAGGTCTTCCAACCCGGAGACATGATCATACGAGAAGGAACTCTGGGCCGGAAAATGTACTTCATCCAGCACGGCACGGTCACCGTGATCCCACGCGGCAGTAAGGAGATTAAGCTCAGCGATGGGGCATATTTTGGAG AGATCTGCCTGTTAACCCAGGGGCGACGCACGGCTAGCGTGAGGGCCGACACCTACTGTCGCCTCTACTCGCTGAGCGTGGACAGCTTCAACGAGGTCCTGGAGGAGCACCCCCTGATGAGGCGGGCGTTCGAGAGCGTGGCTGTGGACCGTCTGGACCGCGTTTCCCGCAGGCCCAGCTATCAGCCTCCCACAACAGAGTGA
- the LOC114866258 gene encoding IgGFc-binding protein-like gives MGLLLVIFPALLLTGFCSGGPATLTPGTCWSMGSLHSTFDNQYYTFMGNCTYTMAKSCNSATVPAFEVDADYMNSGKGGVPSVGAVAVNVHGFHIEIVRSMFGIVRVNYQDWALPINLNNGLVTLYQRGLFVVVETDFGLTVKYDWNQFLAIMVPGSFSGSVCGLCGNFNNKAADDLTGSVEALGASWRVPSAADDAFCRDGCGGQCADCPLSEVQQLEYLILCKTIPQDIPQYAGCQPGGINATLIQNNCMLDLCSGENENTYLCNTLQGYAELCQMSGSKGSNWRTATQCSVPVCPTNSHYEFCGTSCPATCSNPSPPAECSSPCVEACVCNDGFVLSGTECVPQAQCGCTYEGHYVKVGASFWGDDACTTRYTCSAGGLLSLSRTSCPAGQECQVAGGLRGCYPVDHATCMVSGDPHVVTFDGERYDFQGTCSYELAGVAANAKGLETFSVVLQNSGRDKKIGSSLSLVEVQVNGYTVVISRVYPGTAVVNGELSNLPLTLDSSLHLYTSGWFAVLETASGVQVYYDWGSVAFVTVPSAYMGTMQGLCGNYNLNPKDDMQMRNGTQAATPKALGQSWTVGTVPGCVDGCSGPCPGCNSTQKAQYSTNSACGLIADPAGPFRDCHAKLDPTGFLEDCLYDVCLYEGKGNMQCKTLTAYTAACQLKGISVYPWRSAQFCDAACPSNSHYELCTSSCVGSCATDCGAQCMEGCACNEGYLMSGDECVPANQCGCMYEGRYYQQGEVFYPDALCQKECTCNSTQVQCVQSSCGPNEKCDTKDYVRSCQPSGIGVCFISGDPHYHTFDNSTYDFQGTCTYTAAESCHLTDARLPGFSVAVENEKWYRMSDNPQVSVAKLVAVEVYGNILILRRNEVNLVWVNGILQHLPLTLLNGAVKVYQEGTNDVIMTDFGLRVTYDLVYHVTVTVPGSYRGRTCGLCGNFNGDAADEFQLPDGSVTKELQAFGAAWKVPVPGVVCEDGCSGDTCPTCDDSTKAAIEGKCAIITNPEGPFSACHGVIEPASYYRDCVYDVCLAKDEQRVLCQSVSAYMLDCQNFGAVIQNWRTPSFCPLKCGANSHYEVCARPCSASCPGLLEVMTCPTACVEGCVCDSSYSYNGTGCVPTDQCSCYYKGQTLEVGQSVITDDCRSVHTCQASGVVLSKNMSCDPNERCQVKNGKLGCFLQQCTVGQNATVTAFNGETGAVKKAGTYEIVQNCDQSATTDWFRVVVKFDTCTPGVNSFMAMYVFFTDVMIIVNNKHDVWINGKAMTQSTFSLNDVKVLRSNNTVTISNPSSLQLTFTPSDQLVISVSDKAADMVCGACGKLQPVDSTLRALRQSLLKSLQAPSTVFASLNIEQWTAPDFPQCGS, from the exons ATGGGGTTGTTGCTTGTCATATTCCCGGCCCTTCTGCTGACTG GATTTTGCAGCGGTGGACCAGCCACACTAACACCAGGCACCTGCTGGTCGATGGGAAGTCTGCACAGCACCTTTGACAACCAGTACTACACCTTCATGGGCAACTGCACCTACACAATGGCCAAGAGCTGCAACAGTGCAACCGTCCCGGCCTTCGAAGTGGACGCCGACTACATGAACTCTGGAAAGGGGGGCGTTCCGTCAGTGGGAGCAGTTGCTGTCAACGTCCACGGATTCCATATTGAAATAGTTCGCAGTATGTTTGGAATTGTTCGG GTGAACTACCAAGACTGGGCCCTTCCGATCAACTTGAACAACGGGCTGGTGACGCTCTACCAGAGAGGCCTGTTCGTCGTCGTGGAGACAGACTTTGGCCTGACCGTGAAGTACGACTGGAACCAGTTCCTTGCCATCATGGTGCCGGGCAGTTTTTCGGGGAGCGTGTGCGGCCTGTGTGGCAACTTCAACAACAAAGCTGCAGACGATCTCACCGGCAGCGTGGAGGCACTGGGAGCGAGCTGGAGGGTCCCCAGCGCCGCGGACGACGCGTTCTGCCGAGACGGGTGCGGAGGCCAATGCGCAGACTGTCCTCTCAGTGAAGTCCAGCAGTTAGAATATCTGATCCTGTGTAAAACAATTCCACAAGACATCCCACAATACGCAGGCTGTCAACCTGGCGGCATCAACGCCACCCTCATCCAAAACAACTGCATGCTGGACCTCTGCAGCGGTGAAAACGAGAACACATATCTCTGTAACACTCTTCAAGGCTATGCTGAATTGTGCCAGATGTCTGGGTCCAAAGGTTCCAACTGGAGGACTGCGACTCAATGCT CCGTACCCGTGTGCCCAACAAACAGCCACTACGAGTTCTGCGGCACCAGCTGCCCCGCTACGTGTTCGAACCCGAGTCCTCCCGCAGAATGCAGCAGCCCCTGTGTGGAGGCGTGCGTCTGCAACGACGGCTTCGTGCTCAGCGGCACCGAGTGCGTGCCCCAAGCGCAGTGTGGCTGCACGTACGAAGGCCACTACGTGAAAGTGGGAGCGTCTTTCTGGGGCGACGACGCCTGCACCACGCGCTACACGTGCTCCGCTGGCGGGCTTCTGTCCCTGAGCCGGACGTCCTGTCCTGCTGGGCAGGAGTGCCAGGTGGCGGGCGGGCTCAGGGGCTGCTATCCCGTCGACCACGCCACGTGCATGGTGTCGGGGGACCCGCACGTCGTGACCTTTGACGGGGAGCGCTACGACTTCCAGGGCACCTGCTCGTACGAGCTAGCTGGCGTCGCCGCTAATGCTAAAGGCCTGGAAACCTTCAGCGTCGTGCTGCAAAACAGTGGCCGAGATAAGAAGATCGGTTCGTCCCTCAGTCTGGTGGAGGTCCAAGTCAACGGGTACACCGTCGTCATCAGCAGAGTCTACCCTGGCACCGCTGTG GTCAATGGTGAGCTCTCCAACCTCCCCTTGACTCTCGACAGTAGCCTCCATCTTTACACCAGCGGCTGGTTTGCCGTCCTGGAGACGGCCTCTGGTGTGCAGGTGTACTACGACTGGGGCAGCGTCGCTTTCGTGACTGTTCCCAGCGCTTACATGGGCACTATGCAAGGTCTCTGCGGCAACTACAACCTCAACCCCAAAGACGACATGCAGATGAGGAACGGGACGCAAGCCGCCACCCCTAAGGCCCTGGGCCAAAGCTGGACGGTGGGCACGGTCCCAGGCTGCGTGGACGGCTGCAGCGGCCCCTGTCCCGGCTGCAACTCCACCCAGAAAGCTCAGTACAGCACCAACAGCGCCTGCGGCCTCATCGCGGACCCCGCAGGCCCGTTTCGCGACTGCCACGCCAAGCTGGACCCCACGGGTTTCCTGGAGGACTGCCTGTATGACGTCTGTCTGTACGAGGGCAAAGGGAACATGCAGTGCAAGACTCTGACTGCTTacactgcagcctgtcagcTGAAGGGCATCAGCGTGTACCCCTGGAGGTCGGCCCAGTTCTGTG ATGCTGCTTGCCCTTCAAACAGCCACTACGAGCTTTGCACCAGCAGCTGCGTTGGATCATGTGCGACAGACTGTGGAGCTCAGTGCATGGAAGGCTGCGCCTGCAACGAGGGCTACCTCATGAGTGGGGACGAATGCGTGCCTGCAAACCAATGCGGCTGCATGTACGAAGGCAGATACTACCAGCAGGGTGAGGTCTTTTATCCCGATGCCCTGTGTCAGAAGGAATGCACCTGCAACAGCACG CAAGTACAGTGTGTCCAGTCCTCTTGTGGTCCAAACGAGAAGTGTGACACCAAAGACTACGTGCGCTCGTGCCAGCCCTCGGGTATCGGAGTCTGCTTCATCTCTGGAGATCCGCACTACCACACATTTGACAACAGCACCTACGACTTCCAAGGCACCTGCACCTACACGGCAGCCGAGAGCTGCCACCTGACCGACGCAAGGCTCCCGGGTTTCTCTGTGGCGGTGGAGAACGAGAAGTGGTACCGCATGTCCGACAATCCCCAGGTCTCAGTGGCCAAACTTGTGGCAGTAGAGGTTTATGGAAACATACTGATCCTACGCAGGAATGAAGTTAACCTGGTTTGG gtgaATGGAATCCTGCAGCATCTTCCACTCACCCTCTTGAACGGGGCAGTGAAGGTTTATCAGGAAGGGACAAACGATGTCATCATGACCGACTTCGGCTTGAGGGTCACCTACGACCTGGTCTACCACGTCACCGTCACGGTGCCCGGCAGCTACAGGGGCCGAACCTGCGGCCTGTGCGGCAACTTCAACGGCGACGCTGCGGACGAGTTCCAGCTGCCGGACGGAAGCGTGACCAAGGAGCTCCAAGCCTTCGGGGCCGCGTGGAAGGTGCCCGTGCCCGGCGTGGTCTGCGAggacggctgcagcggcgacaCGTGCCCCACGTGTGACGACTCCACAAAGGCGGCCATAGAGGGAAAATGTGCCATCATCACCAACCCCGAGGGCCCCTTTTCCGCCTGTCACGGCGTGATCGAGCCTGCGTCCTACTACAGAGACTGCGTCTACGACGTGTGCTTGGCCAAAGACGAGCAGAGGGTGCTGTGTCAGAGCGTTTCTGCCTATATGCTGGACTGCCAGAACTTCGGAGCAGTCATTCAGAACTGGAGAACTCCATCTTTCTGCC CTTTGAAATGCGGCGCCAACAGCCATTACGAAGTCTGCGCCCGTCCGTGCTCCGCTTCGTGTCCTGGGCTCCTGGAGGTCATGACCTGCCCCACAGCCTGCGTGGAGGGCTGCGTCTGcgacagcagctacagctacaaCGGAACCGGCTGCGTTCCCACCGACCAGTGCAGCTGCTACTACAAAGGCCAGACTCTAGAG GTGGGACAGTCCGTTATCACAGACGACTGCCGCAGCGTTCACACCTGCCAGGCCTCCGGCGTGGTCCTGTCTAAGAACATGTCGTGTGACCCCAATGAGCGCTGCCAGGTGAAGAACGGCAAGCTGGGCTGCTTCCTCCAGCAGTGCACCGTAGGCCAGAACGCCACCGTGACCGCCTTCAATGGGGAGACTGGTGCTGTAAAGAAAGCAGGAACCTATGAGATCGTCCAGAACTGTGACCAGTCCGCCACGACCGACTGGTTCCGGGTGGTGGTGAAGTTTGACACGTGCACTCCTGGTGTGAACTCCTTCATGGCTATGTATGTGTTCTTCACCGACGTCATGATTATAGTCAACAATAAACACGACGTCTGG ATAAATGGAAAAGCGATGACGCAGAGCACTTTCTCCCTGAACGACGTGAAGGTGCTGCGTTCCAACAACACCGTGACCATCTCCAATCCTTCCAGCCTGCAGCTGACCTTCACTCCCTCTGATCAGCTTGTCATTAGCGTCAGCGATAAAGCTGCTGACATGGTGTGTGGGGCGTGTGggaagctgcagcctgttgacTCCACTCTGCGGGCTCTGAGACAGAGCCTGCTCAAGTCTCTGCAGGCTCCCAGCACCGTCTTTGCATCGCTGAACATTGAGCAGTGGACAGCTCCTGATTTCCCCCAGTG CGGTTCCTAG